From a region of the Aeoliella mucimassa genome:
- a CDS encoding LamG-like jellyroll fold domain-containing protein has translation MIFDSRNSDSSSDAAMLCSAYLDGSITETDFAQLVDWLKSSEEHRREFSRISMLHTNLQVVMQHNDMVDFFAEDQSPDSCFTMVDPRNIRIMLEEAAEAAARRAKEAAERAAAEAAEAERKRREEEERNRPDRPKPIEIPQSAAYLAAAVLAASLLLAVSAFWHSQESATQQVVSHSQTDQAPPALPTIATLTTSIDTKWSDADASLAVGSRLMAGPLRLDHGMAQIDLDDGASVVLESPISLDLLSAGRIRLLQGKLVAQVPERAIGFTVTAGTSNIVDLGTEFGIDMRNEGGFGVHVLDGEIALKLKKEEGNDLPSESLHAGTARAVDPTGEVSKKIAMDRHVFIRRVPSTSFELAMLKSRPTAYWRFNEPESSTTIKSLGELEHESGLSPGIALGVENRRTEAGNRMASFSVPHQGIDVGVHRELALTRDFTIESWIVTPDNVDLSTPRRIISSFSEPNSGFAFGIAGHAFAGSNEFPSMTLLFTFYGQYDCLSLAGLRPNELYHVAVTVDSQGKPSLFVDGSPVPCKFNALSLTDDGYQTVPDNWNPQLIGTPSSNVRIGGNPPSQGQTYPEESWDGSIDEIAVFDRALSAEEIQMHYQAGLR, from the coding sequence TGAAGAGCATCGTCGAGAATTTAGCCGCATTTCGATGCTCCACACCAACCTGCAGGTGGTGATGCAGCACAACGACATGGTCGACTTCTTTGCCGAAGACCAGTCGCCCGACAGTTGCTTCACGATGGTGGATCCTCGCAATATTCGCATCATGCTCGAAGAAGCCGCCGAAGCAGCGGCTCGCCGAGCCAAGGAAGCGGCCGAACGCGCAGCAGCCGAAGCGGCCGAGGCCGAACGCAAGCGTCGTGAGGAAGAAGAACGCAACCGACCGGACCGACCAAAACCGATTGAGATTCCGCAAAGCGCCGCCTATCTTGCGGCGGCGGTGCTAGCCGCTTCGCTACTGCTGGCCGTGAGTGCGTTCTGGCACTCGCAAGAGTCCGCAACGCAGCAGGTGGTGAGCCATTCGCAAACCGACCAGGCACCGCCCGCTCTTCCCACGATCGCGACACTGACCACTTCGATCGATACCAAATGGTCCGACGCCGATGCGTCGCTCGCGGTCGGTTCGCGGCTCATGGCAGGCCCACTGCGACTCGATCACGGGATGGCACAGATCGACCTCGACGACGGGGCTTCGGTAGTGCTCGAATCGCCGATCTCGCTCGACCTGCTCTCCGCCGGACGGATCCGTCTGCTGCAGGGCAAACTCGTGGCCCAAGTTCCTGAGCGGGCTATCGGCTTCACCGTGACCGCGGGCACCTCGAACATCGTCGACCTCGGAACCGAGTTCGGCATCGACATGCGTAACGAAGGTGGTTTCGGCGTGCACGTGCTCGATGGTGAAATCGCCTTGAAACTCAAGAAAGAAGAAGGCAACGATCTGCCTTCCGAGTCGCTTCACGCTGGCACCGCGCGGGCGGTCGACCCCACCGGCGAGGTCTCCAAGAAGATCGCCATGGATCGCCACGTGTTTATCCGCCGCGTTCCTAGTACCAGCTTCGAGCTTGCCATGCTCAAGAGTCGCCCGACCGCGTACTGGCGATTCAACGAACCAGAGAGCTCGACCACCATCAAATCACTGGGGGAACTCGAACACGAAAGCGGCCTATCGCCAGGCATCGCCCTTGGTGTCGAGAACCGACGCACCGAGGCGGGCAATCGCATGGCTTCGTTTAGCGTTCCCCATCAAGGAATCGACGTCGGAGTGCATCGAGAACTCGCCCTGACGCGCGATTTCACGATCGAATCCTGGATCGTCACGCCAGATAACGTCGACCTCAGCACGCCTCGCCGAATCATTTCGAGTTTCTCCGAACCAAACTCCGGCTTCGCTTTCGGCATCGCGGGTCACGCGTTTGCTGGCAGCAACGAGTTTCCTTCGATGACACTCTTGTTCACATTTTACGGCCAATACGATTGTCTTTCGCTTGCCGGACTTCGTCCCAACGAGTTATACCATGTGGCAGTCACCGTCGACTCGCAGGGCAAACCTTCCCTGTTCGTGGATGGCAGCCCCGTGCCTTGCAAGTTCAATGCATTGTCGCTTACCGACGATGGCTACCAAACCGTGCCGGACAATTGGAATCCACAACTAATCGGCACCCCCAGCAGCAACGTGCGAATCGGCGGAAACCCTCCCAGCCAAGGCCAAACTTACCCCGAAGAATCATGGGATGGTTCGATTGATGAGATAGCAGTGTTCGACAGGGCACTCAGTGCCGAAGAGATTCAGATGCACTACCAGGCGGGATTGCGCTGA
- a CDS encoding tagaturonate epimerase family protein, translating into MSDKLVPQPLGIEPSFGFGDRLGSATAGHLTALNEAGGPIRGIFAQQSIREMTRTNRTAEQVMQCAVEALQSDSYALPWGADADHLKTPEDVQRTMAAGFVFFTLDPSGDVDQQADSYDEATLQGKFATAREWAPWYDAYLGQTIHLDSGPLEFEANTLQRAAVKYGKAILSAIKLAKFVESEALRLGRPFELELSVDETDQPTTAAEHYLIADQFRQAGVKLVSLAPRFIGDFEKGVDFKGELAALEESLAVHAEIAERMGPYKLSLHSGSDKLTMYPALARATQGRFHVKTAGTSYLEALRVAAHKDPAFFREVVDFSRNHFDEDKATYHVSAEVATLPPSAELDDTKLEQVYLERWCDVPAGRGFVEPGRQVLHCTFGSVVTDSKLGPQLTALLTEHADVYTEILREHFVRHLHALR; encoded by the coding sequence ATGTCAGATAAACTCGTTCCGCAACCACTTGGGATCGAGCCAAGTTTCGGATTCGGCGACCGGCTCGGCTCTGCTACCGCTGGTCATCTCACCGCACTCAACGAAGCCGGTGGGCCGATTCGTGGGATCTTCGCGCAGCAATCCATCCGCGAGATGACTCGCACCAATCGAACTGCCGAGCAGGTGATGCAGTGCGCGGTCGAGGCGTTACAAAGCGATAGCTACGCGTTGCCGTGGGGTGCGGATGCCGATCATCTAAAGACCCCCGAAGACGTGCAGCGGACCATGGCCGCTGGGTTTGTGTTCTTCACGCTCGATCCCTCGGGCGACGTCGATCAACAGGCCGACAGCTACGACGAAGCGACCCTGCAAGGCAAGTTTGCAACTGCCCGGGAGTGGGCGCCTTGGTACGACGCGTACTTGGGTCAAACGATTCATCTCGACTCGGGGCCGCTTGAGTTCGAAGCCAACACCTTACAACGAGCAGCGGTGAAGTACGGCAAGGCGATTCTCTCGGCCATCAAGCTGGCCAAGTTCGTAGAGTCCGAGGCGTTGCGATTAGGCCGCCCGTTTGAACTCGAGTTGAGTGTCGACGAAACCGATCAACCTACCACTGCGGCCGAGCATTATCTGATTGCCGATCAGTTTCGGCAGGCGGGCGTCAAGCTGGTGAGCCTGGCTCCTCGGTTCATCGGCGACTTCGAGAAGGGGGTGGATTTCAAGGGCGAACTCGCCGCGCTCGAAGAGTCGTTGGCCGTGCACGCTGAAATCGCCGAACGCATGGGCCCCTACAAGCTGTCGCTCCATTCGGGCTCCGATAAGCTCACCATGTACCCCGCGCTCGCCCGCGCGACCCAGGGGCGGTTTCATGTGAAAACAGCTGGTACCAGCTACCTCGAAGCCCTCCGAGTCGCAGCCCACAAAGACCCTGCTTTCTTTCGAGAAGTGGTTGATTTCTCTCGCAATCATTTCGACGAGGACAAAGCCACCTATCACGTTTCGGCAGAAGTCGCAACGCTGCCCCCTTCGGCGGAACTCGACGATACCAAGCTGGAGCAGGTTTACCTCGAGCGTTGGTGCGACGTGCCCGCGGGGCGAGGATTCGTAGAGCCTGGCCGGCAAGTACTGCACTGCACGTTTGGATCGGTCGTGACCGACAGCAAATTGGGGCCTCAGCTTACAGCGCTGTTAACCGAGCACGCGGACGTGTACACTGAGATTCTGCGAGAACACTTCGTGCGACATTTACACGCTTTGCGTTAA
- a CDS encoding TRAP transporter small permease: MMKVLHTIEKLVLRLLEWAVIVLISALVLDVLWQVTTRFVLKDPSKWTVELASYSMAWLSMLGTAVAFAHREHLGLDYFKLKLHGDAQRVASILSQLVVIAFAAWVMLGGGVRLVSEVLATGQSSAALGIPMGAVYLATPIAGGCVVLFAVVDLLELIVSPVEETPDRSPP; encoded by the coding sequence ATGATGAAGGTACTGCATACGATCGAAAAGCTGGTGCTGCGGCTCCTGGAGTGGGCGGTGATTGTGTTGATCTCTGCGCTAGTGCTCGACGTGCTCTGGCAAGTGACCACCCGCTTTGTGCTGAAAGATCCCAGCAAATGGACCGTGGAGCTAGCGAGTTACTCGATGGCCTGGCTGTCGATGCTCGGCACCGCGGTCGCCTTTGCTCATCGCGAGCACTTGGGGCTCGATTATTTTAAACTCAAACTGCATGGCGACGCCCAACGCGTTGCCAGTATCTTGTCGCAACTGGTTGTCATTGCGTTTGCCGCCTGGGTGATGCTCGGTGGAGGCGTTCGTCTGGTGTCCGAGGTGCTTGCGACCGGGCAAAGTTCCGCCGCACTGGGCATACCGATGGGAGCCGTTTATCTGGCGACTCCGATTGCTGGTGGTTGCGTGGTGCTGTTTGCAGTGGTCGATTTGTTAGAGTTGATCGTCTCGCCAGTGGAGGAAACTCCCGATCGTTCACCTCCCTGA
- a CDS encoding TRAP transporter substrate-binding protein: MAKSTSLMAVALLAALFAATAVYAFRTGATVSTSEPHTLKLGHSLDQGHPVHAALEFMAERLDEKSSGTLRMEVIPNGQLGAETECVSLVQRGVIAMTKVSAAPLENFVPEMAIFGVPYVFEDEQHYWRVLESDLGRELLLAGEKQGLHGLCYYDAGARSFYTVSKPILEPADLAGLLIRVQESPTSIAMVEALGGSPTPVDFSDLYTNLQQGVLDGAENNPPSFYTNRHYEVCKQYSLDEHTRTPDLLVISQRWWSRLNTQQQQWLAEAAAESAEFERQLWKEKTEEALTKSKEKGVEVYTPDLQAFREQVKPLLESYRGSRVGDLIDRIQKMADDP, translated from the coding sequence ATGGCAAAGTCTACTTCACTGATGGCGGTCGCCTTGCTCGCGGCTCTGTTTGCAGCAACAGCGGTATACGCCTTTCGCACCGGTGCCACGGTTAGCACTTCCGAACCGCATACGCTCAAGCTCGGGCATTCGCTCGATCAGGGACATCCGGTTCACGCAGCGCTGGAGTTCATGGCCGAGAGACTTGACGAAAAGTCGTCGGGCACGCTACGCATGGAGGTTATTCCCAACGGACAGTTGGGCGCGGAGACCGAATGCGTGAGCCTCGTGCAACGCGGGGTGATTGCCATGACAAAAGTCTCGGCCGCGCCGCTGGAGAACTTCGTGCCGGAGATGGCCATCTTTGGCGTGCCGTACGTGTTCGAGGACGAGCAGCACTACTGGCGCGTGCTCGAAAGCGACCTCGGCCGCGAGCTACTGCTAGCCGGCGAGAAGCAGGGACTGCATGGTCTTTGTTACTACGACGCTGGCGCGCGGAGCTTCTACACGGTCTCGAAGCCCATCCTGGAGCCCGCCGATCTGGCTGGGCTGCTGATTCGAGTGCAGGAGAGTCCCACCTCGATTGCGATGGTCGAAGCACTCGGCGGTTCGCCCACGCCGGTTGATTTCAGCGACCTATATACGAACTTGCAGCAAGGGGTGCTCGACGGAGCCGAGAATAATCCCCCCAGCTTCTACACGAATCGGCATTACGAAGTGTGCAAGCAGTACTCACTCGACGAGCACACGCGGACTCCCGACCTATTAGTGATTAGCCAGCGATGGTGGAGTCGGCTCAATACACAGCAACAGCAGTGGCTCGCCGAAGCGGCCGCCGAATCGGCAGAGTTCGAACGCCAGCTCTGGAAAGAGAAAACAGAAGAAGCACTGACCAAGTCGAAGGAAAAAGGGGTGGAAGTCTACACGCCCGACCTCCAAGCGTTTCGCGAGCAAGTGAAGCCATTGTTGGAATCGTATCGCGGATCACGAGTCGGCGACCTGATTGATCGCATTCAGAAAATGGCCGACGATCCATGA
- a CDS encoding TRAP transporter large permease, with protein sequence MDAQLLILIASFVLLLVLDVPIAVCLGVAAVLSLQSAIGDMASTVVAQRMTNGVASFPLLAIPSFIVAGRLMAEGGMAGRLIDFAACLLGRSTAALAYVCTLSCMLFGAISGSATAAVSGVGGMVLPEMWRKGYSRPFSVALTTVSATTGLVIPPSNIMIVYAVVAGNVSVAAMFLAGVLPGILLGLSIIATSWWCMPELEVAADDQDAESEPESIELPLVKTTLRALPSLLLIIIVLAGILQGIFSATEAAAIAVLYAFVLAVFVYREVPFTALPKILLGSGVTTAVIFFLIAASQALSWVLALESIPQMVSEGLMNLTDNYFLLLLLINLTLLVVGTFMDMTPAVLIFAPIFLPIVTSLGIHPVHFGIIMIVNLCIGLCTPPVGTCLFVGCGVGGTKIVDLIRPLIPYLLAMVIALMVITYWPELSLWLPRLAGQME encoded by the coding sequence TTGGATGCTCAACTCCTCATCTTGATCGCTTCGTTCGTCCTGCTACTTGTGCTCGACGTGCCGATCGCCGTGTGCCTGGGCGTGGCCGCGGTGTTGTCGCTGCAGTCGGCCATCGGCGACATGGCGTCCACGGTGGTAGCGCAGCGGATGACCAATGGAGTCGCCAGTTTCCCGTTGCTGGCCATCCCCTCGTTCATTGTCGCGGGGCGTTTGATGGCCGAGGGGGGCATGGCAGGGCGGTTGATCGACTTCGCGGCCTGTTTGCTGGGCCGCAGCACTGCGGCGCTAGCTTACGTCTGTACGCTCTCCTGCATGTTATTCGGAGCCATCTCCGGATCGGCCACCGCGGCAGTGTCGGGAGTCGGCGGAATGGTGCTGCCCGAGATGTGGCGCAAAGGTTATTCGCGGCCCTTTAGCGTGGCGCTCACCACCGTGTCGGCGACAACCGGGCTGGTGATTCCGCCGAGCAATATCATGATCGTCTACGCGGTCGTCGCAGGCAATGTGTCGGTGGCCGCGATGTTCTTGGCAGGAGTACTACCGGGTATTTTGCTTGGGCTCTCGATCATCGCTACGAGTTGGTGGTGCATGCCCGAACTTGAAGTGGCAGCCGACGATCAAGATGCCGAAAGCGAACCGGAGTCGATCGAGTTGCCGCTGGTGAAGACTACCTTGCGGGCGCTTCCCAGTTTGTTGCTGATCATCATTGTACTGGCCGGTATTCTGCAGGGCATCTTCTCGGCCACCGAAGCGGCCGCCATCGCGGTACTGTACGCGTTTGTGCTGGCGGTGTTCGTTTATCGCGAAGTTCCATTCACCGCACTGCCGAAGATTCTGCTCGGCTCGGGCGTGACCACCGCAGTGATCTTCTTCTTGATCGCTGCCAGTCAGGCACTGAGTTGGGTGCTCGCTCTCGAGTCGATTCCGCAGATGGTGAGCGAAGGCCTGATGAACCTGACCGACAACTACTTCCTGCTGTTGCTGCTCATCAATCTAACCTTGCTGGTGGTCGGTACCTTCATGGACATGACACCAGCGGTGCTGATCTTCGCACCGATCTTCCTGCCGATTGTCACGTCGCTCGGTATCCACCCAGTACACTTCGGCATCATCATGATCGTTAATCTATGTATCGGGCTGTGTACCCCGCCGGTGGGGACGTGTCTGTTTGTCGGCTGTGGGGTAGGGGGGACCAAGATCGTCGACTTGATCCGCCCCCTAATCCCTTACCTGCTCGCGATGGTCATCGCCCTGATGGTGATTACCTACTGGCCCGAGTTGTCGCTCTGGTTACCACGTCTTGCAGGGCAAATGGAGTAA
- a CDS encoding LamG-like jellyroll fold domain-containing protein has protein sequence MSIRHLFLSTCLLASMALHASAVLVTPTGITYTGNGVEFFTEEIHLIDGAGLTGTLDPSGLNIESVTHGNAGQDTGWVTDDPAPGGGDYFVDTTAVVTFDIELGGTYNLTDFVFWSYGFGAINGNSASQVRLDFSTDGGSSFASSQTLDIPAEYGTPAVVPLTTPADANFIQMEVLDNFFGTFGGGDRVGMSEIRFLDSVEPGVLSMIVNRDNGEITFDNGSDSTIEFAGLGLTSASGALNTTNWSPIAGNYDADGDSSISPDAWVPFSETAYDLSEGTLGTGTLTTSTGSGTSSISLGSGLWIPTNTQDIVATYLDANTGEVVPILVQYTSEVYGENDPIKTGDFDVSGSVDSLDWAIYRSGYRQDLSSLSEAEAYLMGDLNGDGINNAVDFGLFKSAWEADNPGVPFSSLFDSANVPEPGSIALLGLGALCVGLIRTSKLRSTIFSALVVALICGGSMVQAELPSLVSHWDLDANANDSFGSNNGTPSGVSFGAVGANANTGTAATFNGTDSTILVPFSQELNPESFTVSLWARPTNTTGYRSPITSRDDGTFGYIVYVSPSGTWEFWTGDGDPGWTSIGGATVAGDSWAHLAISFDASSGTKSLYLDGALMASTTTQGYSPNGLVEMEDLHIGSGSDAGNEFFFEGDIDDVGVFKGALTPSEIQNVANNGVGSFDLLRLELLVDRNTGAVTMTNSAGQALDVDQYEILSDAGSLDPSGWNSIEDNGQGGLPSGDGTGNGWESLGTPGTSFVGEAYLQDASTLTESTNLYLGSLFDTSVGTEDLKFVYRTADGALTEGIVTYFTGTPVNGDFNGDGIVNIADYTVWRDNLGASDESAFAPGTGNGGGVDMTDYDAWKSNFGSTTGSTGSLDASKVPEPSSMILLAGIAMAGLLLRQRKQGAMVSNASLRQSVYGLSGLFIVAWVVLGSTTQAAVYNDRVYTLGDDSLEDASSGITVGTGANNVAPGATLDSGVAGDPSGSYLDLAQAGSPVYTNVATGTYARPGASSGSLGILFDGTDDLLETGYPMNRPDELQFFFDPEEGYPLEYTGITGHGSQLWVYPSASAIGTTESPTTYQSIFFDTIFTGGPAITPEGKWTQSNSYHVDGASGVGGVPLTDGGVDVVGDTWYHVMQHVYINGDSGAPKLAPGSAARPFTSVIYVDGVAVSANNDNINTGGDTAFVGKLVVGAAEFNGDGFVPDYSNHFNGVLDEMEMYVYGDNTSEGGMDYGTFNLFEDNEWIAEQIANDSVLQGTLLPGDANKDGVVNGDGTGDPSVDDVAAFVAGWGTANIMQGAHNQIYVGDWMTWESGDFNHDGVTDFADWYLLRGNHVSPGGLDLGALLGGGGSQVPEPSTLALLAGLVVAAGVQRRFAAK, from the coding sequence ATGTCCATCCGTCATTTATTCCTTAGCACCTGCCTGTTGGCCAGCATGGCCTTGCACGCATCGGCCGTGCTAGTGACCCCCACGGGGATCACTTACACCGGCAACGGTGTGGAATTTTTCACTGAAGAGATTCACCTGATTGACGGCGCCGGCCTAACTGGCACGCTCGATCCCTCGGGCTTGAACATCGAGTCGGTCACCCACGGCAACGCCGGCCAAGACACTGGCTGGGTTACCGACGATCCCGCCCCTGGTGGTGGTGACTACTTTGTCGACACAACCGCTGTTGTGACCTTCGACATCGAACTCGGTGGCACCTACAACCTGACCGACTTCGTTTTTTGGAGCTACGGTTTTGGTGCGATCAACGGCAACTCCGCTTCGCAGGTTCGACTTGATTTCTCGACCGATGGTGGATCCTCGTTCGCCAGCAGTCAAACGCTGGATATCCCCGCTGAGTATGGCACTCCCGCGGTGGTTCCATTGACGACTCCTGCCGATGCGAACTTCATCCAAATGGAAGTGCTCGATAACTTCTTTGGCACCTTCGGTGGTGGTGACCGGGTCGGCATGTCCGAGATTCGCTTCCTCGACAGCGTCGAGCCTGGCGTGCTGAGCATGATTGTGAACCGCGACAACGGTGAAATCACTTTCGACAATGGCAGCGACTCCACGATTGAGTTCGCCGGTCTCGGCCTCACGTCGGCTTCCGGTGCTCTGAATACCACCAACTGGAGTCCCATCGCTGGCAACTACGATGCCGACGGTGATAGCTCGATTTCGCCGGATGCATGGGTTCCCTTCTCTGAGACCGCCTACGATCTGAGCGAAGGCACACTGGGTACCGGCACTCTCACCACTAGCACGGGCAGCGGAACCTCTTCCATTTCGCTCGGTTCCGGACTCTGGATTCCCACCAATACCCAAGACATTGTTGCTACGTACCTGGATGCCAACACCGGTGAAGTCGTTCCCATCCTGGTGCAATACACCAGCGAAGTCTACGGCGAAAACGACCCGATCAAGACGGGCGACTTTGATGTCAGCGGTTCTGTCGATTCACTCGACTGGGCCATTTATCGAAGCGGCTACAGGCAAGATCTATCCAGCCTTTCGGAGGCAGAAGCATATCTCATGGGCGACCTCAATGGCGATGGCATCAACAATGCGGTCGATTTCGGACTCTTCAAATCGGCCTGGGAAGCAGATAACCCAGGCGTTCCCTTCTCGTCACTCTTCGATAGCGCTAACGTCCCTGAGCCAGGTAGCATCGCTCTGCTAGGCCTTGGTGCCTTGTGCGTGGGGCTAATCCGTACTTCGAAGCTACGCAGCACCATTTTCAGCGCGCTGGTCGTCGCTTTGATTTGCGGTGGTTCGATGGTTCAAGCCGAGTTGCCGAGCCTAGTCTCGCACTGGGATCTCGATGCCAATGCCAACGATTCGTTTGGTAGCAACAACGGAACCCCATCTGGCGTGTCCTTTGGTGCTGTAGGTGCCAACGCCAACACTGGTACTGCGGCCACCTTCAACGGTACCGATAGCACCATCTTGGTCCCTTTTTCCCAAGAGCTGAACCCCGAGAGCTTTACCGTTTCGCTGTGGGCGCGCCCAACCAACACTACCGGCTATCGCTCGCCAATTACTAGTCGCGATGACGGCACCTTTGGCTATATTGTCTACGTCAGCCCGAGTGGAACCTGGGAGTTCTGGACCGGCGACGGCGATCCAGGTTGGACCTCCATCGGAGGTGCTACGGTCGCTGGAGATTCTTGGGCCCATCTGGCGATCTCGTTCGACGCTTCGAGTGGTACTAAGTCGTTATACCTCGACGGTGCCTTGATGGCGAGTACGACCACCCAAGGCTACAGCCCGAACGGACTAGTCGAAATGGAAGACCTGCACATCGGCTCTGGCTCGGATGCCGGTAACGAATTCTTCTTCGAGGGGGATATCGACGACGTCGGTGTTTTCAAGGGAGCACTCACCCCCAGTGAAATCCAAAATGTAGCGAACAACGGTGTCGGCTCGTTTGATCTGCTGCGGCTCGAGCTACTGGTGGACCGCAACACAGGTGCAGTAACCATGACCAACTCCGCTGGTCAAGCATTGGATGTCGATCAATACGAGATTCTCAGCGACGCCGGATCGTTGGATCCGTCGGGCTGGAATAGCATTGAAGACAACGGCCAAGGTGGCTTGCCAAGCGGCGATGGAACCGGAAACGGCTGGGAATCGCTCGGCACTCCCGGTACTTCGTTTGTTGGTGAAGCCTATTTGCAAGACGCTTCAACACTGACGGAAAGCACCAACCTTTACCTGGGCAGTCTGTTCGATACCAGCGTTGGCACCGAAGACCTGAAGTTCGTCTATCGCACCGCAGATGGTGCTTTGACCGAAGGTATCGTTACCTACTTCACCGGTACTCCAGTCAATGGCGACTTCAACGGCGATGGCATCGTGAATATCGCCGACTACACGGTCTGGCGTGACAATCTTGGTGCTAGTGACGAGTCGGCCTTTGCTCCAGGCACCGGCAACGGTGGTGGAGTCGACATGACCGACTACGACGCCTGGAAGTCCAACTTCGGTAGCACGACCGGCAGCACTGGCTCGCTCGACGCCTCGAAAGTTCCTGAGCCCTCGTCCATGATCCTGCTCGCAGGCATCGCCATGGCCGGGTTGCTCTTACGTCAACGAAAGCAAGGAGCAATGGTAAGCAACGCTTCGCTTCGCCAAAGTGTTTACGGCCTATCGGGCCTGTTTATCGTCGCTTGGGTGGTACTGGGCAGCACCACCCAGGCGGCGGTTTATAACGACCGCGTCTATACGCTCGGTGACGACTCGCTTGAAGACGCCTCGAGTGGCATCACGGTCGGTACCGGAGCTAACAACGTGGCTCCTGGGGCCACGCTCGACTCGGGTGTTGCGGGCGATCCCAGTGGATCGTACCTCGACTTGGCCCAAGCTGGATCACCGGTCTATACGAACGTTGCCACTGGCACCTACGCTCGTCCTGGCGCTAGCTCTGGTTCCCTTGGTATTCTGTTCGACGGAACCGACGACCTGCTCGAAACCGGCTACCCAATGAACCGTCCCGATGAATTGCAATTCTTCTTCGACCCTGAAGAAGGATACCCGCTGGAGTACACTGGGATCACAGGGCATGGCAGCCAGCTTTGGGTTTATCCCTCGGCTTCCGCCATCGGAACCACTGAGTCGCCGACCACGTATCAAAGCATTTTCTTCGATACGATCTTCACTGGTGGCCCAGCGATTACGCCTGAAGGTAAGTGGACGCAATCCAACTCGTACCACGTGGATGGTGCCAGTGGTGTTGGTGGCGTTCCGCTCACCGATGGTGGTGTCGATGTTGTCGGCGATACCTGGTATCACGTGATGCAACACGTATACATCAATGGCGATTCTGGTGCTCCTAAGTTGGCACCGGGGTCGGCAGCTCGACCGTTTACCAGCGTGATCTACGTTGATGGCGTGGCTGTTTCGGCAAACAACGACAACATCAACACCGGTGGCGACACCGCGTTTGTTGGTAAGCTGGTCGTGGGTGCCGCCGAGTTCAACGGCGACGGCTTCGTCCCCGACTACAGCAACCACTTCAATGGTGTGCTCGACGAAATGGAAATGTATGTCTACGGCGATAACACCAGCGAAGGCGGCATGGACTATGGCACCTTTAATCTGTTCGAAGATAACGAGTGGATTGCTGAGCAAATCGCCAACGATTCCGTGCTGCAAGGCACTCTGCTGCCTGGTGATGCTAACAAAGATGGCGTCGTCAACGGCGACGGAACTGGCGACCCTTCGGTGGACGACGTGGCAGCCTTCGTCGCGGGCTGGGGTACGGCCAACATCATGCAGGGTGCCCACAACCAGATCTACGTCGGTGACTGGATGACCTGGGAATCTGGCGACTTCAACCACGACGGGGTCACCGACTTTGCCGACTGGTACCTGCTGCGTGGCAATCACGTCTCGCCTGGTGGTTTGGACCTTGGTGCCCTGCTCGGTGGCGGTGGCAGCCAAGTGCCTGAACCCAGCACCCTGGCTCTCCTCGCAGGGTTGGTCGTTGCTGCTGGTGTGCAACGTCGCTTCGCTGCTAAATAG
- a CDS encoding PEP-CTERM sorting domain-containing protein — protein MTNAQAAVVQPSALLSEEYVFNSAVDTINNDRMINPVNGGDSLATALTAVHEFGGVYDGSFVTTDPGSFPSDFFDSLPDGDTDVDLVFDITGGGDTSLGSVILWNYENSGGSNISAGNHARTIELRFNSEADGSESFDGPATTVTLLPVWDGDEDDTNDLQGVNSAQAFSLGTPVTARYAMLSITDNYLGFQGITGGGDRVGLAEVRFASETVVPEPSTLSLLALAAATMVAGVARSSRTAA, from the coding sequence ATGACAAACGCGCAAGCGGCTGTCGTTCAACCTTCTGCTCTTCTCAGTGAAGAGTATGTGTTCAATTCGGCGGTCGACACGATCAACAACGATCGCATGATCAACCCCGTCAACGGAGGAGACTCGCTCGCGACCGCTCTGACCGCGGTACATGAGTTCGGTGGTGTTTACGATGGTTCGTTTGTAACAACCGACCCGGGTAGTTTCCCCTCCGACTTCTTCGACAGCCTCCCCGATGGCGACACCGACGTCGATTTGGTGTTCGACATCACCGGCGGTGGCGATACCTCCCTCGGTTCCGTGATTCTCTGGAACTATGAAAACTCCGGCGGTTCCAACATCTCGGCTGGCAACCATGCCCGCACCATCGAACTTCGTTTCAATAGCGAAGCGGATGGCAGCGAGTCGTTTGACGGCCCCGCGACTACAGTCACTCTGCTTCCCGTTTGGGATGGCGACGAGGATGACACCAACGACCTGCAAGGGGTCAACTCGGCCCAAGCTTTCAGTCTTGGTACTCCCGTAACCGCCCGCTACGCGATGCTGTCGATTACCGACAACTACCTTGGCTTTCAAGGCATCACCGGCGGTGGCGATCGTGTTGGTCTGGCCGAAGTCCGCTTCGCCAGCGAAACCGTGGTGCCCGAACCCTCGACCCTCAGCCTGCTGGCCTTGGCCGCGGCAACGATGGTCGCCGGCGTTGCACGCAGCAGCCGCACTGCTGCCTAG